Proteins from a genomic interval of Zingiber officinale cultivar Zhangliang chromosome 1B, Zo_v1.1, whole genome shotgun sequence:
- the LOC121981802 gene encoding H/ACA ribonucleoprotein complex subunit 2-like protein, which produces MQADPKARPTRLCVIAGNISPMDVITHVPILLEEADIPYIYVPSKEDLAVAGVTKRPTCCILVTTKPIKGELTQDVQEKLQADYNQVVAEVKELTASLF; this is translated from the exons ATGCAAGCGGATCCTAAAGCTCGTCCGACGAG ATTGTGTGTTATTGCTGGGAATATATCTCCTATGGACGTGATTACCCATGTGCCCATCTTACTGGAGGAAGCTGACATTCCTTATATCTATGTTCCTTCAAAAGAG GATCTTGCAGTTGCTGGGGTTACCAAGAGGCCAACTTGCTGCATATTGGTGACAACTAAACCAATCAAAGGCGAGCTGACGCAGGATGTACAAGAGAAGCTGCAGGCAGATTACAACCAGGTCGTTGCAGAAGTGAAGGAGCTCACAGCATCCCTCTTCTGA